TCTGATTCGCTTAAGACAATGGCCACCCTCCGCGACAAGCTCAAAGCGAAAAGATCCGAGAAGGGCAAGTCCCTAGATGCCCTAGCGAAAGACGCTGGACTGAGCAAAAGCTATCTGTGGGAATTGGAGAACCGGGAATCACCCCGCCCCTCCCTCGACAAATTGCAGGCAATCGCCGGTGCGCTAGACATCGACGTTGCGTTCTTCATCGATGACAGCATTGAAGATCTGCAGGAAGACCTGAAGGACCGACAGTTCTTTCGGAACTACTCCAAACTGAAACCTGAGACGAAAGAACAGTTGCGCGTCATCCTCGAGGCATTGAAGAAGACAGGTGGATAAAGATGCCGCTAACCGAGCCGGTCAGGCCGGCAAAAGCTGCGATTCGTCTTTCCCATCTTCTCGACGCCGCACTGGGGGAGTCGACTCGATTCCCGGTCGACGTGGGAGAATTGGC
The sequence above is a segment of the Ralstonia pickettii genome. Coding sequences within it:
- a CDS encoding helix-turn-helix domain-containing protein, which encodes MATLRDKLKAKRSEKGKSLDALAKDAGLSKSYLWELENRESPRPSLDKLQAIAGALDIDVAFFIDDSIEDLQEDLKDRQFFRNYSKLKPETKEQLRVILEALKKTGG